One stretch of Armigeres subalbatus isolate Guangzhou_Male chromosome 2, GZ_Asu_2, whole genome shotgun sequence DNA includes these proteins:
- the LOC134210032 gene encoding uncharacterized protein LOC134210032 codes for MADLQQAILQMAELLQKLAQPTPAPSNPEQTIEALATNISEFSFDPENGITFEKWYSRYEDLFDSDARNLDDAAKVRLLLRKLDTPHIPEKFRSANVHIQQTVPVFAASKTEAEDIINYAGKVNRACEDFDFKNMKIDQFKCLMFVCGLKGHGYADIRARLLSRIENEVAGTPVTLQTLIDDYQRLVNLQADTSMIERPSFSKSTVHALQEKNDRGIHRQKQPSKPESKTPRTPCWQCGQMHYVRDCSFANHMCKECKRVGHKEGYCSCFSKQKSVKPEEEKKSSFKSSKSTRKAKSRGVYVVNHIAQHSNKRKYVPTFINGVATKLQLDTASDITVIQKQM; via the exons ATGGCAGATCTTCAGCAAGCAATCCTTCAAATGGCGGAGCTCCTGCAGAAGCTAGCGCAGCCGACACCAGCACCTAGCAACCCGGAGCAAACAATCGAAGCCTTAGCAACGAACATTAGTGAATTTTCATTCGACCCGGAAAACGGAATAACCTTCGAGAAGTGGTACAGCCGTTACGAGGACCTTTTCGATTCCGACGCCAGGAACTTGGACGATGCCGCCAAGGTCCGACTGCTGCTGCGAAAGTTGGATACACCGCACATACCCG AAAAATTTCGGAGCGCAAATGTCCATATTCAGCAAACGGTACCAGTGTTTGCAGCTAGTAAAACGGAAGCAGAGGACATAATCAATTACGCTGGCAAAGTCAACCGTGCTTGTGAGGATTTTGACTTCAAAAACATGAAAATTGATCAATTCAAATGCCTGATGTTTGTCTGTGGTCTCAAAGGTCATGGCTACGCGGACATTAGAGCAAGACTACTCTCCAGAATCGAAAACGAAGTAGCAGGGACACCCGTCACTCTTCAAACCCTGATCGACGACTATCAACGGCTCGTCAATCTTCAAGCGGACACTTCCATGATCGAGCGTCCATCATTCTCGAAATCAACGGTGCACGCACTTCAAGAAAAGAATGACAGAGGAATCCATCGTCAGAAACAGCCATCGAAGCCGGAAAGTAAAACTCCCCGCACCCCTTGTTGGCAATGTGGACAAATGCACTATGTTCGGGATTGTTCATTCGCAAATCACATGTGCAAAGAATGCAAACGGGTTGGCCACAAAGAGGGTTATTGCAGCTGCTTTTCCAAGCAAAAATCAGTGAAACCGGAAGAGGAGAAAAAGTCATCATTCAAATCCAGCAAATCCACCAGAAAAGCAAAATCCCGAGGCGTATATGTTGTGAACCACATCGCTCAACATTCAAACAAGCGAAAGTACGTGCCCACATTCATTAATGGCGTAGCAACCAAGCTACAATTGGATACAGCAAGCGACATCACGGTGATCCAGAAACAAATGTGA